One genomic segment of Mycolicibacterium chubuense NBB4 includes these proteins:
- a CDS encoding ABC transporter ATP-binding protein: protein MATVTVSDIRKTYKKVTAVDDLSLDIADGEFFVILGPSGAGKTTTLKSIAGLVDIDSGAVSIGGVDMTRVEPYHRNVAMAFESYALYPQKTVAENLASPLKSGRTGRYSADEQATRIHQVTTTLGIDHLKNRLPRELSNGQRQRVALGRVLVRPADVYLLDEPLSHLDAKLRAAMRAELKQLGAMSNTTTVYVTHDYQEALALGDRIAVMREGRLMQIGTPDEIWRRPADTFVARSLGQPEINLLDGVVDDGRIRLGDGSLDVPIPADVPCNRGDRVRVGLRPCDLHVTSREGSLRGRVLLAERLGRNIELTVDVGGAQLIALTSGRHGVGEGDNVTMRIAESDVHVFSPGEGDTSRLSEETLEAVR, encoded by the coding sequence ATGGCCACGGTAACGGTTTCTGACATCCGCAAGACCTACAAGAAGGTCACCGCCGTCGACGACCTGTCGCTCGACATCGCCGACGGGGAGTTCTTCGTGATCCTCGGTCCCAGCGGCGCCGGGAAGACGACCACGCTCAAGTCCATCGCCGGTCTGGTGGACATCGACTCGGGCGCGGTCTCGATCGGCGGAGTCGACATGACGAGGGTGGAGCCGTATCACCGCAACGTCGCGATGGCGTTCGAGAGCTACGCGCTCTACCCGCAGAAGACGGTCGCCGAGAACCTGGCGTCGCCGCTGAAATCCGGTCGTACCGGCAGGTACTCGGCCGACGAACAGGCCACGCGGATCCACCAGGTCACCACGACGCTGGGCATCGACCACCTGAAGAACCGTCTGCCCCGCGAGCTGTCGAACGGCCAGCGCCAGCGGGTGGCACTGGGCCGCGTGCTGGTGCGCCCCGCCGACGTCTATCTGCTCGACGAGCCACTGAGCCACCTCGACGCGAAGCTTCGGGCCGCGATGCGCGCCGAACTCAAGCAACTGGGCGCGATGTCGAACACCACCACCGTCTACGTCACCCACGATTATCAGGAGGCGCTCGCCCTCGGCGACCGCATCGCGGTGATGCGGGAAGGCCGGCTGATGCAGATCGGCACGCCCGACGAGATCTGGCGACGGCCCGCCGACACCTTCGTCGCGCGCTCCCTCGGACAGCCGGAGATCAACCTCCTCGACGGAGTGGTCGACGACGGCCGGATCCGTCTCGGGGACGGATCACTCGACGTCCCGATCCCCGCCGACGTGCCCTGCAATCGAGGTGACCGGGTTCGGGTCGGCCTGCGGCCGTGCGACCTTCACGTCACCAGCCGCGAGGGCTCGCTGCGCGGTCGCGTCCTGCTCGCCGAGCGGTTGGGCCGCAACATCGAGCTCACCGTGGACGTCGGAGGCGCACAGCTCATCGCGCTGACCTCCGGCCGCCACGGCGTCGGCGAAGGCGACAACGTGACGATGCGGATCGCCGAATCCGACGTCCACGTGTTCTCCCCGGGCGAGGGGGACACCAGCAGGCTGAGCGAAGAGACCCTGGAGGCGGTCCGGTGA
- a CDS encoding carbohydrate ABC transporter permease: protein MPSFKALAPSRAELLPGQKRWSIGAVAADIGLIFWFVFSLFPIFWMLMLALKNAEQQTTTYFSFSPTWSNFATVLSDKGTRMTSVDFKASLLTSLLNCGGAVIVSLVIGIPAAYAAGRWQYKGSNDLMFQMLSFRFAPELMVIVPLFVIYNQIGLFDTKVGMIWVLQLVTMPLVVWILRSYFQDLPEDLEQAALLDGYTRRRAFLMVALPIVRPGIAAAALLAFIFAWNNYVFPLILADSNAGTVTVAITKFLGGGGQAYYNLTAAAALIAALPPLVLALTIQRYLVRGLSFGAVKA, encoded by the coding sequence ATGCCCAGTTTCAAGGCACTCGCCCCCTCCCGGGCAGAACTGCTCCCCGGCCAGAAGCGGTGGTCGATCGGCGCCGTGGCCGCCGACATCGGGCTGATCTTCTGGTTCGTGTTCTCGCTGTTCCCGATCTTCTGGATGCTGATGCTGGCGCTGAAGAACGCGGAGCAGCAGACGACGACCTACTTCTCCTTCAGCCCGACGTGGTCGAACTTCGCAACGGTGTTGTCCGACAAGGGCACCCGGATGACCAGCGTCGACTTCAAGGCCTCGCTGCTGACCAGCCTGCTCAACTGCGGTGGCGCGGTCATCGTGTCGCTGGTCATCGGTATCCCGGCCGCCTACGCCGCCGGGCGCTGGCAGTACAAGGGTTCCAACGACCTGATGTTCCAGATGCTGTCGTTCCGGTTCGCGCCCGAACTGATGGTGATCGTGCCGCTGTTCGTCATCTACAACCAGATCGGGCTGTTCGACACCAAGGTCGGCATGATCTGGGTGCTGCAGCTGGTGACGATGCCGCTGGTGGTGTGGATCCTGCGGTCCTACTTCCAGGATCTGCCCGAGGACCTGGAGCAGGCGGCGCTGCTGGACGGCTACACCCGCCGCCGCGCCTTCCTGATGGTCGCGCTGCCCATCGTGCGGCCGGGCATCGCCGCCGCCGCGCTGCTGGCGTTCATCTTCGCCTGGAACAACTACGTCTTCCCGCTCATCCTGGCCGACAGCAACGCCGGCACGGTGACCGTCGCGATCACGAAGTTCCTCGGCGGTGGCGGGCAGGCGTACTACAACCTCACGGCAGCCGCGGCGCTGATCGCCGCACTGCCACCACTCGTCCTCGCGCTCACCATTCAGCGATACCTGGTGCGGGGCCTGTCATTCGGGGCGGTGAAGGCCTGA
- a CDS encoding carbohydrate ABC transporter permease encodes MTTQTSKAPTTTADRPSAPGGRKLPEVPPWRRRLRPYLLSIPALVIVIGILYPFVVGAYYAFLNYAAVNPDPHFVWFKNFKSVLGDQVFWQSVKVTAIFAVAATAVETVLGVGLALLLNRSSILGKIFEKVLILPLMIAPVIAGVIWKLMFNPQFGILNHVLGLGNTFDWLSANHALLSVILVDVWIFTPFVAILVLAGIRSLPKEPFEASEVDGANWFYMFRKLMLPMLWPYILVAVIFRFMDNLKVFDHIYVLTAGGPGVATRTLQIGAFEDSIINLDYSRGSTYMLLLWIIVFITARYLVSVLGKAQRRAAGAES; translated from the coding sequence ATGACCACTCAGACCTCCAAGGCTCCGACCACCACCGCCGACCGGCCCAGTGCGCCCGGCGGGCGCAAGCTTCCCGAGGTGCCGCCCTGGCGGCGCAGGCTGCGGCCGTATCTGCTGTCGATCCCCGCGCTGGTGATCGTCATCGGCATCCTGTACCCGTTCGTCGTCGGCGCGTACTACGCGTTCCTGAACTACGCCGCGGTGAATCCCGACCCGCACTTCGTCTGGTTCAAGAACTTCAAGTCCGTGCTCGGCGACCAGGTGTTCTGGCAGAGCGTCAAGGTCACCGCGATCTTCGCGGTCGCCGCCACCGCGGTCGAAACGGTGCTCGGCGTCGGGTTGGCGCTGCTGCTCAACCGGTCGAGCATCCTCGGCAAGATCTTCGAGAAGGTGCTCATCCTGCCGCTGATGATCGCGCCGGTGATCGCGGGCGTGATCTGGAAGCTGATGTTCAACCCGCAGTTCGGCATTCTCAACCACGTTCTGGGACTGGGGAACACGTTCGACTGGCTGTCGGCCAACCACGCGCTCCTCTCGGTGATCCTGGTCGACGTCTGGATCTTCACCCCGTTCGTCGCGATCCTGGTGCTGGCCGGCATCCGGTCGCTGCCCAAGGAACCGTTCGAGGCGTCCGAGGTCGACGGGGCCAACTGGTTCTACATGTTCCGCAAGCTGATGCTCCCGATGCTGTGGCCCTACATCCTGGTCGCGGTGATCTTCCGGTTCATGGACAACCTCAAGGTGTTCGACCACATCTACGTGCTGACCGCCGGCGGCCCCGGCGTCGCGACGCGCACGCTGCAGATCGGGGCGTTCGAGGACTCGATCATCAATCTCGACTACTCACGGGGCAGCACCTACATGCTGCTGCTGTGGATCATCGTGTTCATCACCGCGCGCTACCTGGTCAGCGTGCTAGGAAAGGCGCAGCGCCGCGCTGCCGGAGCGGAGTCGTAA